One region of Bacteroidales bacterium genomic DNA includes:
- a CDS encoding ATP-binding protein — GLVKLLVKTYKKINELLLNGILTSRIRLQEKKIRIREERTQALYQLTKEISSVTNINDITKAAIQNIKKYFNLESVIILKNEANRFEDHQQYETNFKLSENDISIAAWVFRHSAKAGKYTETLPSSNYTFYPLTGNSANMGVVAVEHRKNFTQGEEQFWDAFLSQISGKYEREFLRDATKKDFLKRESDKLYKNIFDSISNELQIPLSSIVSATEELMVNAKPDKTQQKYFSEINGGIKQLKSLVKNLFNMSHIETGQIQINPEWCDVKELINNVTETLKHELESFNLSVIIPDDIPKVYIDFGLIEQVLYHLVKNAIENTSSGSTIRMKFFYDDGVLSIIVMDRGKVIQEAEMASLFNNLYRVKKDDTRETGLGFSIIKSFVEAHNGTVTAKNRLNGGVEFTVKIPVNISEK; from the coding sequence TGGCTTGGTAAAATTGCTTGTTAAAACGTATAAAAAAATTAACGAACTATTGTTAAATGGTATTTTAACCTCGAGAATACGATTACAAGAAAAAAAGATAAGAATACGCGAAGAACGCACGCAGGCATTGTATCAGCTTACAAAAGAAATCTCGTCGGTAACGAATATTAATGATATTACTAAAGCGGCAATTCAAAATATTAAAAAATATTTTAATCTTGAAAGTGTAATTATTTTAAAAAATGAAGCTAATCGATTTGAAGATCATCAACAATATGAAACTAATTTTAAACTTTCAGAAAATGATATAAGCATTGCAGCATGGGTTTTCAGACATTCTGCTAAAGCAGGTAAATATACAGAAACATTGCCATCGAGTAATTATACTTTTTATCCGTTAACCGGAAATAGTGCTAATATGGGGGTTGTGGCAGTAGAACATCGGAAAAATTTTACCCAAGGAGAAGAACAATTTTGGGATGCCTTCCTATCGCAGATTTCAGGAAAATATGAACGGGAATTTTTACGTGATGCAACAAAAAAAGATTTTTTGAAAAGGGAGTCTGATAAACTTTATAAAAACATTTTTGATTCCATTTCAAATGAACTGCAAATACCATTATCTTCGATAGTTAGTGCCACAGAAGAATTAATGGTAAATGCAAAACCTGATAAAACTCAACAAAAATATTTTTCTGAAATTAATGGTGGAATAAAACAATTAAAAAGCCTTGTTAAAAATCTGTTTAATATGTCACATATCGAGACAGGTCAAATTCAAATTAACCCGGAGTGGTGTGATGTTAAAGAATTAATAAATAATGTGACCGAAACGCTTAAACACGAATTGGAATCGTTTAATCTATCTGTTATAATTCCTGATGATATTCCCAAGGTCTATATTGATTTTGGCCTTATTGAACAAGTGTTGTATCATCTTGTAAAAAATGCAATTGAAAACACATCTTCAGGAAGCACAATAAGAATGAAATTTTTTTATGATGATGGCGTCCTTTCAATTATAGTAATGGATAGAGGAAAGGTCATACAAGAAGCTGAAATGGCTTCACTTTTTAATAATTTATATCGTGTTAAAAAAGATGATACAAGAGAAACCGGACTTGGGTTTTCGATAATAAAAAGCTTTGTTGAAGCACACAATGGAACAGTTACTGCAAAGAATCGACTTAATGGTGGCGTAGAGTTTACAGTAAAAATTCCTGTGAATATTTCTGAAAAATAA
- the thiF gene encoding sulfur carrier protein ThiS adenylyltransferase ThiF, which produces MKDYKTILKTKCVGIAGCGGLGSNCAVALARVGIGKLIIADFDSIIESNLNRQYFFYDQIGQKKAYALRENINRINPSVIVKAHDIKLKSKDVLKIFNECDVIVEAFDHADQKQMIIETVLSEMKGKPIVSGVGLAGWGDSNSIKVKHIGDLYVCGDAITEVSEDMPPLAPRVGIVANMEANVVMEILLGH; this is translated from the coding sequence ATGAAAGATTACAAAACCATCCTTAAAACCAAATGTGTAGGTATTGCAGGCTGCGGTGGGCTTGGCTCCAACTGCGCTGTAGCACTGGCGCGTGTAGGGATTGGGAAATTAATAATTGCCGATTTTGATTCGATTATTGAAAGTAATTTGAACCGTCAGTATTTTTTTTATGATCAGATAGGACAGAAAAAAGCATATGCATTAAGAGAAAATATAAACAGGATAAACCCTTCGGTAATTGTCAAAGCCCACGACATAAAACTAAAATCAAAAGATGTTTTAAAAATATTTAATGAGTGCGATGTTATTGTAGAAGCCTTTGACCATGCTGACCAAAAGCAAATGATCATTGAGACTGTTCTTTCGGAAATGAAAGGCAAACCAATTGTTTCGGGTGTTGGACTTGCGGGCTGGGGTGATTCCAATTCTATTAAAGTAAAACATATTGGAGATTTATATGTTTGTGGTGATGCAATAACAGAAGTATCGGAAGACATGCCACCACTTGCCCCACGTGTAGGCATTGTAGCTAATATGGAAGCAAATGTGGTGATGGAAATTTTACTCGGACATTAA